A segment of the Mogibacterium diversum genome:
AATCTGCGGAGACTGGTTTATTTACACCTACTATCTATTTTGACGAGGATGATACACCTCGCGAATTTCACATAACGGATTTGTCGGAATATTGCGGGCTTAGGCAAAAGACATTTGACAGCCTAAGTAGCTGCATTGAATTTTACTATCAACACCGCGCAAGCACTAATATAATCAAGCAGAAATCAGTACCTTTACACAAGATTGTGAAATCGGCGCTGGACAAGGCATTACTCAAGAAAAAAAGACTATCCGAGGACCTGCTGAAGGCCGAGAATTCGGATAAGTATCGACTGTACGGCGAGCTCCTGACAGCTAACATCCATCTGATTCAGGCTGGCGCCCGCTCTGTAGAGGTTGTAAATTACTACGATGGTTCTAATATAACTATTCCGCTTTCAGAGAAACTTTCTGGAGCTAAGAATGCACAGCAATACTTCAAGAAGTATTCGAAGGCTAGAACAGCCATCAAGGAGAAGGCGGTTCAGCTTGAAGAGGTCGAGGCTGACATAACATATCTTGATAGCGTAATGCAGAGCCTTGAGGCAGCGAGCACTGAAGGCGAGCTTGATCAGATTAAAGAAGAATTAGTAGAGACTGGTTACATCAGGTATCGAAGTAAGCCGGGGCATAAACGAAATAAACAAAAGCAGGCACCACTCGAATATAGACTGTCTGATGGACACCATGCATTCGTCGGTAGAAACAACAAGGAAAACGACCAGCTGACCACCAAAACCGCTAGTCGTACCGATATATGGTTTCATACCAAAGAAATTCCTGGTTCGCACGTAATTCTCGTAACTGAGTCAGGTGAGTCAATTCAGGATATTACAGCCGAGACCATATACGAGGCTGCTTCCATAGCTGCCTATCACAGCAAGGGTAAGGATAGCGATAACGTACCGGTCGACTACACGCTAGTAAAGTATGTCAAGAAGCCAAGCGGCGCAAAGCCAGGAATGGTGATTTTCACGCATAATTCTACGGTTTATGTCACGCCGAAGCTGCCTGGTAGTGCCAAGGACTAGCTTTTCATATCTAAATTTTTTCAATACAGAAAATAAAAAATGCATTATCATCCTGATAATGCATTACAAACCAAAAACCGAAAAGGAGCTAAGCACTTCATCACAGTGATAGCTCCCTTTTGTTTATTATTTTTCTTTGTAGCAGATAACATATGCCTTTATGAAGTCGCTTCCTTCAACAATGCTTAGAGGAACACTTGCTACAGCTTCATCTGTATCGCCGTTATAGTACTGCTCCCTCTCTTCAGGAGAATACATATACATAGCTGCCGAATAAGTGCAGCCTCCCTCTAAATCAAGTTCAAACTCAACATCATCTGACTTAACATTTATAGTTTTGTTTAATCTATTATCTGTAGTCTGATATATACCGGAGATTGTGTACCTTCCTGGCTCAAGTGCAACCACTTTTTCAAGATACTCTCCTGTTATAGGATTATAAGTGGAAATATCCTGTCCATTGATTCTAATCTTCTTGCAGTGCAGATGAACTATAGCCTTATTGCTATTTTCGCTTACAAAACTTGCATTGTTCTTCTTTTTCTTGCTGTAAAAAGCCATAAATGCAGCAAATAGCACTACCCACAGACCTATAAATACTCCAATAATTAACATAGTCGCCTCCTATAATTACTGTTAAAAAACTACTTTTCTATTTTATCAAAAAAATAGAATAATAAAATCTTTTTTAAATATCTTTAAGCTTTAATTGGTGTTATTTCATATTTTTCACTGGACTGAGATTTTGAATTAAATACTTTCTTGGATTTATCTCTTTCTCTTCGGGTTTTAAAAGCATGAAAAAATGCCGCTAATTATCGCGGCATTTGGAAAGATTAATTGAATGGCGGAATTCCTTTCATGAGATTTTTAACCTAGGAGTGCTCTTATAAACCAAATCTGCTTATTGTAATAATTCACCTGATCTTCGAACATAGTTACCCCAGAGAACCAGCCTTCATTGTCACAAGCATTCCTAAGCCCTGTTGCTTGCTTACGGAGTTCTTCAAGGTCTTCCTTTACGATTCCGAGAGATTCTTTTATTTCAAATTTCTTGGCATCAATTTCCTTAATCGATGCATTTTTAAGGTAATCAGACATCTTTACATCTGGAGATGCCGAGTAAATTTTTAGATGCTCAGCAACGGCATCGTAGTATTCAAATATCTCATCATAGAGGCTTTCAGTGAACTCATGTACTGCTACAAACTGCGACCCTTCCACATTCCAATGAATGTTATGAAGTTTAAATATCATAACACCTAGATTAGCAATGTAATTATTAAAATCTCTTTCTAACATTTTGAACCCCCTTTATATTTAAACCCTTTTAGTTAGATGCATCTAACTATTCTTCGATGTCATCATATCATAAGGTGTTCTTTTTAGCAATAGCTATAAAGTGATTAAGCTGCCATGCTTAATCACTTATAGTTTTTCTTTTATTTATATCACTAGTAGCTTTGATAGCATTATTATGTTTCTTACTAGAACCCCTACGACTCCTTGATTGTTGCCTTCTAATGCCCCTTGCTTCCTTCTCCTTGCGGCGCTTAGTCTTCTCCTTCATGACAGAAAAGCCGAATCTCCCCATATCCTGATCATCAAGTCCATAGTAGCCGCCATGGTTGAAAGCGATAAGATTCATGCGTCCGAAGTCATAGCTACCGTTCTCATCCACAAATTCAGCACTTATATGCGCGTCCACGACTTCAGCTATGAACATGTCGTGAGTGGGGTACTCTCTAACTTCTAGAACCTTGCACTCAAGGTTGATTGGTGATTCTGCGATCATCGGAGTATCATTGGTCACTCCAGGGATCAAGGTAAGACCGAGTTCGCCTGCCTTGTCGATATTACGTCCAGATCTCACCCCAGCAAAATCAGTTGCTCTTGCGAGCTTCTCAGTGGTAAGGTTTATTACAAACTCTCCATTTTCTGAAATCATCGCATAACTGTACCTTGATTTTCTTACAGAAATGTACAGAATCGCAGGGTCAGAATTGATAATTCCAGTCCAAGCAATCGTGATGATATTATTCTTCTCTACATTACCAGCAGTCACCATAACAGCTGGTAACGGATAAAGCAGGGTTCCTGGCTTTATCTTGATTTTCTCGTTATTGCTCATTTGTTCTCCGTATCATCTAGTTTATCAAGCACTTCTTGAAAATACTCAGGTATCTCACTAGAAAACTCCATATACTCTCCAGTCCTAGGGTGTATGAACCCAAGCAGTCTAGCGTGAAGAAGCTGCCCATTCAGTCCAAATGGCTGTTTCTTTGGTCCATATAGTGGATCCCCAACAAGCGGGTGCTTGATAGAAGCCATATGAACTCTAATCTGGTGTGTGCGCCCTGTCTCAAGCCGTGCAGCTACAAGAGTGTATTTACCGTAACGCTTCAGTACTCTAATATGCGTGACCGCATCTCTTGAGCCTATTCCATTGACAGCCTTTCTGAGTCTATTGATATCATCACGACCGATTGGTGCATCTATGGTCAGCTTATCCTTCTTGATATTATCAAATACTAACGCTATGTATTCTCTAGTAACTGAATGCTCCTTGAGCTGCGCGGCAAGCGACTCATGGGCAC
Coding sequences within it:
- a CDS encoding Dps family protein, translated to MLERDFNNYIANLGVMIFKLHNIHWNVEGSQFVAVHEFTESLYDEIFEYYDAVAEHLKIYSASPDVKMSDYLKNASIKEIDAKKFEIKESLGIVKEDLEELRKQATGLRNACDNEGWFSGVTMFEDQVNYYNKQIWFIRALLG
- a CDS encoding flavin reductase family protein codes for the protein MSNNEKIKIKPGTLLYPLPAVMVTAGNVEKNNIITIAWTGIINSDPAILYISVRKSRYSYAMISENGEFVINLTTEKLARATDFAGVRSGRNIDKAGELGLTLIPGVTNDTPMIAESPINLECKVLEVREYPTHDMFIAEVVDAHISAEFVDENGSYDFGRMNLIAFNHGGYYGLDDQDMGRFGFSVMKEKTKRRKEKEARGIRRQQSRSRRGSSKKHNNAIKATSDINKRKTISD
- a CDS encoding Rqc2 family fibronectin-binding protein, which translates into the protein MAFDGIITSAIATELSSTITLGKIEKIYQPTGEDLLIQIHTREGNVKLLASCGSQSARICLTEDKYSNPMQPPNFCMLMRKHIQGGRITAIRQQDSERIIEIDIEAQTELGFTTSKRLIVEIMGKHSNIILIDIESGKIIDSIKRISIDVNRYRQLLPGVIYVYPPKQDKTPFKSASTKDFVNSEGVFLSEKLIMNRISGISPAIARELLSSKEPAARLAEIVESAETGLFTPTIYFDEDDTPREFHITDLSEYCGLRQKTFDSLSSCIEFYYQHRASTNIIKQKSVPLHKIVKSALDKALLKKKRLSEDLLKAENSDKYRLYGELLTANIHLIQAGARSVEVVNYYDGSNITIPLSEKLSGAKNAQQYFKKYSKARTAIKEKAVQLEEVEADITYLDSVMQSLEAASTEGELDQIKEELVETGYIRYRSKPGHKRNKQKQAPLEYRLSDGHHAFVGRNNKENDQLTTKTASRTDIWFHTKEIPGSHVILVTESGESIQDITAETIYEAASIAAYHSKGKDSDNVPVDYTLVKYVKKPSGAKPGMVIFTHNSTVYVTPKLPGSAKD